AGCGGATCAAGGGTAAAATAGAATTTCCCCAAATCAACTAACAGTTGGGGTGAGCGGTAACGAACCGCTGCTTCGCTGAGATAAAGATGGTTGATATAACCATAATTATCGTAGTAGGAAAGCATAAGATAAAAATAGAAATTCCGGTCGATCTGCGCATCCAGATAGAGGTTGAGGTAGTTTTTTAAATCCGGAGTGCGGTATTCTTCGAAGAACCGTTGTTTATAATCGGCGAGTAAGCTGAATTCGCCTCCAAGTTGGAGATGGCCCCAGCGGCTTTCCAAGTTGGAGAGGCGTTTCGTGATATTGTCCGTGGCACCCTGGGCGGGGATTGCCCACAAAACGCCGATCAAAGTGAGGCATACGAAAAAGAGAAAGCAGCCAAGGGGCAAGTTATTTTTGGTCTGGCGTCGCAAAGAAGATTCCTCCGTTTCTTTCTGCAAATTTTACAAGTTTGGCCGAAAGTACCTTTTCCCCATCTGCCCTTTAATTTTCTCGTTATAAATAAAAATCCCTGCTCAAGGCAGGAATGGAATTTATGGTAAACAATGTACGGCCTCGAAAAACTGCGTTTTCAGACATGAACGGTGTAATTTTTATTTTTTGGATTAGGGGGTGGCGGGCACCCCCCTAATCCTATTTTTGGCTGGCCAACAATTGCTCGGCTTTTTCGATTAGGCCGCGCACGATCAGGCCAGCTTCCCGGGTAGTGAGATTGCTGTAGTCGTAACGGTCGCCGTTGATCTGAATACGGTCAGCAAAACCAAGTTCTTTGGCAATTTCGTATTTGACCGCATCAGATACGATACTACGACGCGCCACAGCTTCACCTCCCAAGAATAGTTTTTCCGTTTGCCGTTAGAAAACACGTGTAAAAAAAAAGATGCATACTCAAGCAGGCATTTAAGGACAATATAAGCGAGGAGGGAACAACAAGATGGGTAGAGACGGCCGTCCACCGCTTAGCCTTTCCGAAAGGGCGGATAATGCGGAAGAAAGTGTTAAATGTCCTTTATGCGGAACAATGATTCTTTTAGGATATGATGATGAGGACGAAGTGGTTACTTGCCCAGTCTGTGAAGGGCAGGTCGCCACCGTTGGTGAACACCAATTATATTCTTCCAATGAAGACTATTAGAATCACTGAAACCCGGGAAACCGGGTTTTCTTTTTTTTGCCCCATAAGTCCGGTTCTAACCGGAGTTATGCCGAAGGACCGTCCAATGATTAAACTTAACAAAAATGGATAAAATAACTAATAAATCAAGCGGAAAGGATTGGTAAGTCTCTGTTTAAACCGGGTTTAAAAATGAAAGATTCGGGTTTTTTGCGAAAAGAACTATTGTTTTATTTAGTCAATCGTCATAGAATAGGAAATGTGGAAAAAAAGAGGATTGGCCGAGAAGGGACGGATCAGGTTGAAACCAG
This sequence is a window from Capillibacterium thermochitinicola. Protein-coding genes within it:
- a CDS encoding small, acid-soluble spore protein, alpha/beta type, with translation MARRSIVSDAVKYEIAKELGFADRIQINGDRYDYSNLTTREAGLIVRGLIEKAEQLLASQK